From Blastochloris viridis, one genomic window encodes:
- a CDS encoding DUF1036 domain-containing protein — MADRIWCFRRRVRAAIVLTVVVAAGSLATSPSAWADFRVCNKTGSRIGLAVGYKEGDRWTTEGWWNLAANSCETLMRGPLVARFYYIYGVDYDRGGEWAGKAFMCTRDKEFTIRGIEDCLARGYDRTGFFEVDTNEQKSWTVQLTDAMQSSPLLTGQTPTR; from the coding sequence ATGGCTGACCGCATCTGGTGTTTTCGTCGTCGCGTTCGCGCCGCCATCGTCCTGACCGTCGTCGTGGCGGCGGGCTCGTTGGCAACGTCGCCTTCGGCGTGGGCCGACTTTCGCGTCTGCAACAAGACCGGGAGCCGCATCGGCCTTGCCGTCGGCTACAAGGAAGGCGATCGCTGGACCACCGAGGGCTGGTGGAATCTGGCCGCCAACAGCTGCGAAACCTTGATGCGGGGGCCGCTGGTCGCGCGGTTCTATTACATCTACGGCGTAGATTATGACCGCGGCGGTGAATGGGCCGGCAAGGCTTTCATGTGTACGCGTGACAAAGAGTTTACAATTCGCGGTATCGAGGATTGCCTTGCCCGCGGCTACGACCGCACCGGTTTCTTTGAGGTGGACACCAATGAACAAAAAAGCTGGACGGTTCAGCTCACAGATGCGATGCAGAGTAGCCCCCTATTGACCGGTCAGACCCCCACCCGCTGA
- a CDS encoding acetolactate synthase 3 large subunit, translated as MTREMTGAEMVVQALIDQGVSHIFGYPGGAVLPIYDALFHTDKVKHILVRHEQAAVHAAEGFARSTGKVGAVLVTSGPGSTNAVTGLADAMMDSIPVVCITGQVPTHLIGSDAFQECDTVGITRHCTKHNYLVKSINDLPRILHEAFYVAAAGRPGPVVVDIPKDLQFATGSYSRPTSNQHKTYRPQVKGEMSKIKAAIEMMKTAKRPVFYTGGGVINSGTEASALLRELVRTTGFPITSTLMGLGAYPASDRQWLGMLGMHGTYEANLAMHDSDLIVAIGARFDDRVTGRLDAFAPGSTKIHIDIDPSSINKNVKVDLAIIGDCAHVLEDMVRLWRASNASADKTALKGWWDQIDTWRKRDCLAYRPTQDLIKPQYALQRLYELTKGKDVYFTTEVGQHQMWAAQFLKFEDPNRWLTSGGLGTMGYGLPAAVGAQVAHPGALVIDVAGEASIQMTMQEMSTIAQYNLPVKVFILNNQYMGMVRQWQELLHGGRYSETYSEGLPDFVKLAEAYHARGIRCDKPDELDAAILDMINFNGPVLFDCIVDPAENCFPMIPSGKAHNDMILGDAVKDIGSIIDDKGKMLV; from the coding sequence ATGACTCGCGAGATGACCGGAGCCGAGATGGTGGTCCAGGCTCTGATCGACCAGGGCGTCAGCCACATTTTCGGCTATCCCGGCGGTGCCGTGCTGCCGATCTATGACGCGCTGTTCCACACCGACAAGGTGAAGCACATCCTGGTCCGCCACGAGCAGGCTGCCGTGCACGCCGCCGAGGGCTTCGCCCGCTCCACCGGCAAGGTCGGCGCGGTGCTGGTCACCTCCGGGCCCGGTTCGACCAACGCGGTGACCGGGCTTGCCGACGCCATGATGGACTCAATCCCGGTGGTGTGCATCACCGGGCAGGTGCCCACCCATCTGATCGGCTCGGATGCGTTCCAGGAGTGCGATACCGTTGGCATCACCCGGCACTGCACCAAGCACAACTATCTGGTGAAGTCGATCAACGACCTGCCGCGCATCCTGCACGAGGCGTTCTACGTTGCCGCCGCCGGCCGGCCCGGCCCGGTGGTGGTCGATATTCCCAAGGACCTGCAGTTCGCCACCGGCAGCTATTCGCGGCCGACCAGCAACCAGCACAAGACCTATCGTCCCCAGGTCAAGGGCGAGATGTCCAAGATCAAGGCCGCCATCGAGATGATGAAGACGGCCAAGCGGCCGGTGTTCTACACCGGCGGCGGCGTCATCAATTCGGGAACGGAAGCCTCTGCGCTGCTGCGCGAACTGGTGCGCACCACCGGCTTCCCGATCACCTCGACCCTGATGGGCCTTGGCGCCTACCCGGCGTCCGACCGGCAGTGGCTCGGCATGCTGGGCATGCACGGCACCTACGAGGCCAACCTCGCCATGCACGATAGCGACCTGATCGTCGCGATCGGTGCCCGCTTCGACGACCGCGTGACCGGCCGCCTCGACGCCTTTGCGCCGGGCTCGACGAAGATCCACATCGACATCGATCCGTCCTCGATCAACAAGAACGTCAAGGTCGACCTCGCCATCATCGGCGATTGCGCCCACGTGCTGGAGGACATGGTGCGGCTGTGGCGCGCCTCGAACGCCTCTGCCGACAAGACGGCGCTCAAGGGCTGGTGGGACCAGATCGACACCTGGCGCAAGCGTGATTGTCTTGCCTATCGGCCGACGCAGGACCTCATCAAGCCGCAGTACGCGCTGCAGCGGCTCTATGAGCTGACCAAGGGCAAGGACGTCTACTTCACCACCGAGGTCGGTCAGCACCAGATGTGGGCGGCGCAGTTCCTCAAGTTCGAGGACCCCAACCGCTGGCTGACGTCCGGCGGCCTCGGCACCATGGGCTACGGCCTGCCAGCGGCGGTGGGAGCGCAGGTCGCCCACCCCGGTGCGCTGGTGATCGACGTCGCCGGCGAAGCCTCGATCCAGATGACCATGCAGGAGATGTCGACGATCGCGCAGTACAACCTGCCGGTCAAGGTGTTCATCCTCAACAACCAGTATATGGGCATGGTGCGGCAGTGGCAGGAATTGCTGCACGGCGGCCGCTATTCTGAAACCTATTCGGAAGGCCTGCCGGATTTCGTCAAGCTGGCCGAGGCTTATCATGCTCGCGGTATCCGCTGCGACAAGCCGGACGAACTCGACGCTGCGATCCTGGATATGATCAACTTCAATGGGCCGGTGCTGTTCGACTGCATCGTCGACCCCGCCGAGAACTGCTTCCCGATGATCCCGTCGGGCAAGGCGCACAACGACATGATCCTCGGCGACGCCGTGAAGGACATCGGCTCTATCATCGACGACAAGGGCAAGATGCTGGTCTGA
- the sppA gene encoding signal peptide peptidase SppA: MSFDADTLIERRRLRRSLSAWRIAAVLAVAAAVGALVVGLDGASFVEKRQAHIARVPISGLIRGDRDRLKMLDEIATSGAKAVILAIDSPGGTVTGSDGLHTALRRLAEKRPVVAVVDGMAASGAYIAALGADEIIAGRNSLVGSIGVIVQFPNVTGLLKSVGVEVEEVKSTPLKAAPSGLVPTSPEARQALQSVVDDSYGWFKSLVKARRDLDDAELRTVADGRVWTGAQALELKLIDRLGDQDTALAWLNEARGVDKSLPVRDWKGSRSATDEIKLTTRVLAALAEAAGWPQLAQNLRTDPVALSTALDGVLAVWHPPVGQ, from the coding sequence ATGTCTTTCGACGCCGACACCCTTATCGAACGCCGCCGCCTGCGCCGCTCCCTGTCGGCGTGGCGGATCGCTGCCGTCCTCGCCGTTGCTGCCGCGGTCGGTGCGCTGGTGGTCGGCCTGGACGGCGCCAGCTTCGTCGAGAAGCGTCAGGCCCACATCGCCCGCGTGCCGATCTCCGGGCTGATCCGTGGCGACCGCGATCGCCTCAAGATGCTGGACGAAATCGCCACCTCCGGCGCCAAGGCGGTGATCCTCGCGATCGACAGCCCCGGCGGCACGGTGACCGGCTCCGACGGACTGCACACCGCGTTGCGTCGACTGGCGGAGAAGCGGCCGGTGGTGGCGGTGGTCGATGGCATGGCGGCGTCCGGCGCCTATATCGCCGCGCTCGGTGCCGACGAGATCATCGCTGGCCGCAACAGCCTGGTTGGCTCGATCGGCGTCATCGTCCAGTTCCCGAACGTCACCGGGCTGCTCAAGAGCGTCGGCGTCGAGGTCGAGGAGGTGAAGTCCACTCCGCTCAAGGCGGCGCCGTCCGGTCTGGTGCCGACCTCGCCCGAGGCGCGCCAAGCGCTGCAGTCGGTGGTCGACGACAGCTACGGTTGGTTCAAGTCCCTGGTCAAGGCCAGACGCGACCTTGACGACGCCGAGTTGCGGACTGTCGCGGACGGCCGGGTGTGGACCGGCGCCCAGGCGCTGGAGCTGAAGCTCATCGACAGGCTCGGCGACCAGGACACCGCGCTCGCTTGGCTGAACGAGGCGCGCGGCGTCGACAAATCCCTGCCGGTGCGCGATTGGAAGGGGTCGCGCTCGGCAACCGACGAGATCAAGCTTACCACCCGGGTGCTCGCCGCGCTCGCCGAGGCCGCCGGTTGGCCTCAACTGGCGCAAAACCTGCGTACAGACCCCGTTGCGCTCTCGACCGCGCTTGACGGTGTTCTGGCGGTTTGGCACCCTCCGGTGGGTCAGTAA
- a CDS encoding lipopolysaccharide assembly protein LapA domain-containing protein encodes MFLIVGLPIGIALVVLAVANRAPVTLILDPFAGSPAEAAYSWSVPLYLIVFATLVLGVILGGVASWWSTGRRRGAGKRGRVQAPVTQAEIERLRTAASPSGEAVPAALPRPRRSAA; translated from the coding sequence GTGTTTCTTATCGTCGGCTTGCCGATTGGCATCGCGCTCGTGGTTCTGGCAGTTGCGAACCGGGCGCCGGTCACGCTTATCCTCGATCCCTTCGCCGGCAGCCCGGCCGAGGCCGCCTATTCTTGGTCGGTGCCGCTCTACCTCATCGTGTTCGCCACGCTGGTGCTGGGCGTGATCCTGGGCGGGGTCGCGAGCTGGTGGTCCACCGGGCGCCGGCGCGGCGCCGGCAAGCGCGGGCGGGTCCAGGCGCCTGTGACGCAGGCTGAGATCGAGCGCCTGCGCACCGCTGCTTCGCCGTCCGGGGAGGCCGTGCCAGCGGCGCTGCCGCGGCCTCGTCGCAGCGCCGCCTGA
- a CDS encoding GumC family protein, which produces MALVPEATDENQLTLPNGSGPWLVAFAVLSKALKRNAWAIIAAGVAGGVLAGGVKAVYPGDFTATAQLLIDPRGLRVFSNDLNPGQFDANAAFGFLESQMGVITSESVLARVLREEAAAAGTPPPLRRDGREVELRPGQSPDGERRVDTKALDALRRSVTVHRADRSYVVDITARASTPQAAARRANDVVKAYIDEDAESRADAARRLTSHLTARLEALGQALRESEVKTQAFRLKNNLIGTRQSLVVEQKLTEAITALGAAQSRLARARARVEQLKSAALDTGALGVDSESQRLLLLRDRQTAALEELARLTAELGERHPALVGARNRANEISRRVAAELRSIRESAGADLSRAIAEQDGLARTVQTLSGEVARAQQAEIELRALEQQVEANRKVLESFETRSREAGEFGQIDSANLRVVSIARPPERGSAVAGAIRWGLFGAVMGVLAAVAVITLTTLFGTGRLMRLLPRAKPA; this is translated from the coding sequence ATGGCTCTTGTGCCCGAGGCTACCGACGAGAACCAGCTAACGCTGCCGAACGGGTCAGGCCCGTGGCTGGTCGCGTTCGCCGTTCTGTCGAAAGCCCTGAAACGCAATGCCTGGGCGATCATCGCCGCGGGCGTGGCCGGCGGCGTCCTCGCCGGCGGCGTGAAGGCGGTGTACCCGGGCGATTTTACCGCGACGGCGCAACTCCTCATCGATCCGCGCGGTTTGAGGGTTTTCTCCAACGATCTCAACCCGGGCCAGTTCGACGCCAACGCTGCGTTCGGCTTCCTTGAAAGCCAGATGGGCGTCATCACTTCCGAGAGCGTGCTGGCGCGGGTGCTTCGCGAGGAAGCAGCGGCCGCCGGGACCCCGCCGCCGTTGCGGCGGGACGGCAGGGAGGTCGAATTGCGGCCCGGCCAGTCACCGGACGGCGAGCGGCGGGTCGACACCAAGGCGCTGGACGCCTTGCGCCGCTCGGTGACCGTCCACCGCGCCGACCGCAGCTATGTCGTCGACATCACCGCACGGGCGTCGACGCCGCAAGCGGCGGCCCGCCGCGCCAACGACGTCGTCAAGGCCTATATCGACGAGGACGCGGAGAGCCGCGCCGACGCCGCGCGCCGCCTAACCAGCCACCTCACCGCCCGGTTGGAGGCGCTGGGCCAGGCGCTGCGGGAATCCGAGGTCAAGACCCAGGCCTTTCGCCTGAAGAACAACCTGATCGGCACCAGGCAAAGCCTGGTGGTCGAACAGAAGCTGACCGAGGCGATCACCGCGCTCGGCGCGGCGCAGTCGCGGCTGGCGCGGGCTCGCGCTCGCGTCGAGCAGTTGAAGTCCGCCGCGCTGGACACCGGCGCCCTCGGCGTCGATTCCGAATCGCAGCGCCTGCTGCTACTGCGGGACCGCCAGACCGCGGCGCTGGAGGAACTGGCCCGCCTAACCGCGGAACTCGGCGAGCGTCACCCGGCCCTGGTCGGGGCGCGCAACCGCGCCAACGAAATCAGCCGCCGCGTTGCCGCCGAACTGCGCTCCATTCGCGAGTCGGCCGGCGCCGATCTCAGCCGCGCCATCGCCGAACAGGACGGCCTGGCGCGCACCGTCCAAACCCTGTCGGGCGAGGTCGCCCGCGCCCAACAGGCCGAAATCGAGCTCAGGGCCCTCGAACAGCAGGTCGAGGCCAACCGCAAGGTGCTCGAATCGTTCGAGACCCGCTCGCGCGAGGCCGGCGAGTTCGGCCAGATCGACTCCGCCAACCTGCGCGTCGTCTCGATCGCCCGGCCGCCCGAACGCGGCAGCGCGGTGGCCGGCGCGATCCGGTGGGGCCTGTTCGGCGCCGTCATGGGCGTCCTCGCCGCGGTCGCGGTGATCACGTTGACCACGCTGTTCGGCACTGGCCGCTTGATGCGGCTTCTACCCCGCGCCAAGCCGGCCTGA
- the miaA gene encoding tRNA (adenosine(37)-N6)-dimethylallyltransferase MiaA encodes MGDVALTAQGVLIAGPTASGKSALALSLALRLQGTVINADSMQVYRDLHILTARPGAAETAEAPHLLYGHVDAAVNYSAGRWVEDATRAVAEVRAAGRLPIVVGGTGLYFKALTEGLSDIPMVPEAVRATVRAEAEGLSSPDLHALLAARDPVTAGKLRPNDRQRVLRALEVLTATGRPLAVWQTLPRRPRLDPAATLGVFLAPERALLTARIDARFDAMLAAGALEEVARLKDRRLDPLLPAMRAHGVPGLIAYLDGTISLDEAISRGKADTRAYAKRQATWFRHQMPGWQALPPADAEAVVLAALGRG; translated from the coding sequence ATAGGAGACGTGGCGTTGACTGCGCAGGGGGTGCTCATTGCAGGTCCGACCGCAAGCGGCAAGTCAGCTTTGGCGCTGTCCTTGGCGTTGCGGCTCCAAGGTACCGTCATCAATGCCGATTCGATGCAGGTATACCGCGACTTGCACATCCTCACTGCCCGCCCGGGCGCGGCGGAGACCGCCGAGGCGCCGCACCTGCTCTACGGCCATGTCGATGCGGCGGTGAACTACTCGGCCGGCCGCTGGGTCGAGGACGCCACCCGCGCGGTGGCCGAGGTTCGCGCCGCCGGACGGCTGCCGATCGTGGTCGGCGGCACCGGACTCTATTTCAAGGCGCTGACGGAGGGGCTGTCCGATATTCCGATGGTGCCGGAGGCGGTGCGGGCGACGGTGCGCGCGGAAGCCGAGGGGCTGAGCAGCCCGGACCTTCACGCTTTGCTGGCGGCGCGCGATCCGGTCACCGCCGGCAAATTGCGTCCGAACGACCGCCAGCGCGTGTTGCGCGCGCTGGAGGTGCTGACGGCGACCGGTCGCCCACTCGCCGTGTGGCAGACGCTGCCGCGGCGGCCGCGGCTCGATCCCGCCGCGACCCTCGGCGTGTTCCTGGCGCCGGAGCGGGCGTTGCTGACGGCGCGGATCGACGCCCGGTTCGACGCCATGCTGGCGGCGGGCGCGCTTGAGGAGGTCGCCCGGCTCAAGGATCGCCGACTCGACCCGCTGCTGCCGGCGATGCGCGCCCACGGCGTGCCGGGGCTGATCGCCTATCTCGACGGCACAATCTCGCTGGATGAGGCCATCTCGCGCGGCAAGGCCGACACCCGCGCCTACGCCAAGCGCCAGGCGACCTGGTTTCGCCACCAGATGCCGGGCTGGCAGGCGCTGCCGCCGGCAGACGCGGAGGCCGTCGTGCTCGCAGCGCTCGGGCGGGGCTGA
- the ilvN gene encoding acetolactate synthase small subunit has protein sequence MNQTHYPVQTRSEPTSRHTLAVIVDNEPGVLARISGLFSGRGYNIESLTVSETEHEKHISRITIVTAGTAQVIEQIKNQLERLVPVHRVVDLTLTSDAIEREMALVKVVGRGEQRVEALRLAAAFGARTLDATLTSFVFELTGASEDIERFIRLMTAVGLAEVSRTGIAAISRGPDSF, from the coding sequence ATGAACCAGACCCATTATCCGGTGCAGACCCGCAGCGAGCCGACCAGCCGCCATACCCTGGCGGTGATCGTCGACAACGAGCCGGGCGTGCTCGCCCGCATCTCCGGCCTGTTCTCCGGCCGCGGCTACAACATCGAAAGCCTGACGGTGTCGGAGACCGAGCACGAGAAGCACATCTCGCGCATCACCATCGTCACCGCCGGCACCGCCCAGGTGATCGAGCAGATCAAGAACCAGCTCGAGCGGCTGGTGCCGGTGCACCGCGTCGTCGATCTCACGCTGACCAGCGACGCCATCGAGCGCGAAATGGCACTGGTCAAGGTGGTCGGCCGCGGCGAGCAGCGCGTCGAGGCGCTGCGGCTGGCGGCCGCGTTCGGGGCGCGGACGCTGGATGCGACGCTGACCTCCTTCGTGTTCGAGCTCACCGGCGCCAGCGAGGACATCGAGCGCTTCATCCGGCTGATGACCGCGGTCGGCCTTGCCGAGGTGTCGCGCACCGGCATCGCGGCGATCTCGCGCGGCCCCGACAGCTTTTGA
- the ilvC gene encoding ketol-acid reductoisomerase, protein MRVYYDRDADLNLIKGKKVAVIGYGSQGRAHALNLRDSGVKDVAIALRPGSTTAKKVEADGLKVMSVPEAAGWADLMMMATPDELQADIYRDEIAPHIRDGAALAFAHGLNVHFGLIEPKKTVDVIMIAPKGPGHTVRGEYEKGGGVPCLIAVAQDASGNAHDLALSYASGVGGGRSGVIETTFKEECETDLFGEQVVLCGGLVELIRNGFETLVEAGYAPEMAYFECLHEVKLIVDLIYEGGIANMNYSISNTAEWGEYVSGPRIITPETKAEMKRVLNDIQTGKFTSEWMQEYKAGAARFKGIRRNNDAHQIEAVGEKLRAMMPWIKQKALVDKSKN, encoded by the coding sequence ATGCGCGTTTACTACGATCGCGATGCCGACCTGAACCTGATCAAGGGCAAGAAGGTCGCCGTCATCGGCTACGGCAGCCAAGGACGCGCCCACGCGCTGAACCTGCGCGACTCCGGCGTGAAGGACGTCGCGATCGCGCTGCGGCCCGGCTCCACCACCGCCAAGAAGGTCGAGGCCGATGGCCTCAAGGTGATGTCGGTGCCGGAGGCCGCTGGCTGGGCCGACCTTATGATGATGGCCACCCCGGACGAGCTGCAGGCCGACATCTATCGCGACGAGATCGCCCCCCACATCCGCGACGGCGCCGCGCTCGCCTTCGCCCACGGTCTCAACGTCCATTTCGGCCTGATCGAGCCCAAGAAGACCGTCGACGTCATCATGATCGCCCCCAAGGGCCCCGGCCACACCGTGCGCGGCGAGTATGAGAAGGGTGGCGGCGTGCCGTGCCTGATCGCGGTGGCGCAGGACGCCTCGGGCAACGCCCACGACCTCGCGCTGTCCTACGCTTCCGGCGTCGGCGGCGGCCGCTCGGGCGTCATCGAGACCACCTTCAAGGAAGAGTGCGAGACCGACCTGTTCGGTGAGCAGGTGGTGCTGTGCGGCGGCTTGGTCGAGCTGATCCGCAACGGCTTCGAGACCCTGGTCGAGGCCGGCTACGCGCCCGAGATGGCCTATTTCGAGTGCCTGCACGAGGTGAAGCTGATCGTCGACCTCATCTATGAGGGCGGCATCGCCAACATGAACTACTCGATCTCCAACACCGCCGAGTGGGGCGAATACGTCAGCGGCCCGCGCATCATCACGCCCGAGACCAAGGCCGAGATGAAGCGGGTGCTGAACGACATCCAGACCGGCAAGTTCACCTCGGAGTGGATGCAGGAATACAAGGCCGGTGCCGCCCGCTTCAAGGGCATCCGCCGCAACAACGACGCTCATCAGATCGAGGCGGTCGGCGAGAAGCTTCGCGCCATGATGCCGTGGATCAAGCAGAAGGCGCTGGTCGACAAGTCGAAGAACTGA
- the serB gene encoding phosphoserine phosphatase SerB: MAYVATLIANPATPVLDGALLAAAADALPHPAAPLWLAPGIAADLAFARPDAKLDVIAERLRAALGAAAVDVCVQLAAQRKKRLFVADMDSTMIGQECIDELADLVGCKDHVAAITERAMRGEMAFEPALRERVALLRGLPAEVVTQVIQERITLTPGGPALVRTMRSHGAYTCLVSGGFTAFTDHIAAMVGFDEAHANHLDVADGKLTGTVAEPIVGREAKLAALVELRTRFGLDPAATLAVGDGANDLDMLLEAGLGVAFHAKPQVAASAHVRLDHGDLTALLYIQGYRREEFVEG; this comes from the coding sequence ATGGCATACGTCGCCACCTTGATCGCCAATCCCGCCACGCCGGTACTCGACGGCGCTCTGCTGGCTGCGGCCGCCGACGCCCTGCCCCACCCGGCCGCGCCGCTGTGGCTGGCGCCCGGCATCGCCGCCGACCTCGCGTTCGCGCGGCCAGATGCCAAGCTCGACGTCATCGCCGAGCGGCTGCGCGCGGCGCTGGGCGCGGCGGCGGTCGACGTCTGCGTGCAGCTGGCGGCCCAGCGCAAGAAGCGCCTGTTCGTCGCCGACATGGATTCGACCATGATCGGCCAGGAGTGCATCGACGAACTGGCGGACCTCGTCGGCTGCAAGGATCACGTCGCAGCGATCACCGAGCGCGCCATGCGCGGTGAGATGGCGTTCGAGCCGGCGCTGCGCGAGCGGGTGGCGCTGCTGCGCGGCCTGCCCGCCGAGGTGGTGACGCAGGTGATCCAGGAGCGCATCACGCTCACGCCGGGCGGCCCGGCGCTGGTGCGCACCATGCGCAGCCACGGCGCCTATACCTGCCTGGTGTCCGGCGGCTTCACCGCCTTCACCGACCATATCGCCGCGATGGTCGGCTTCGACGAAGCCCATGCCAATCACCTCGACGTCGCGGATGGCAAGCTGACCGGCACGGTCGCTGAGCCGATCGTCGGACGCGAGGCCAAGCTGGCGGCGCTGGTCGAACTCCGGACGCGGTTCGGGCTCGACCCGGCGGCGACGCTCGCGGTCGGCGACGGCGCCAACGACCTCGACATGCTGCTGGAAGCCGGGCTCGGCGTCGCCTTCCACGCCAAGCCGCAGGTGGCCGCGTCCGCCCACGTCCGGCTCGACCACGGCGACCTCACCGCGCTGCTCTATATCCAGGGCTACCGGCGGGAGGAGTTCGTCGAGGGGTGA
- the pyk gene encoding pyruvate kinase, whose translation MRRQRRTKIVATLGPASSEKDVIARLFEAGADVFRINMSHTPVAGMRRFVTIIREVEAEFNRPIGILVDLQGPKLRVGAFAAGKVQLAVGDRFMLDDDKTPGDAMRVCLPHPEILQALEPGHRLLVDDGRLRLVVEAVSPGRTLTRVEIGGTISNRKGVSLPDTTIPFSALTEKDRTDLEAALDAGVDWIALSFVQKPEDVAEVLKVARGRAKVLAKIEKPQAIARLHEIMEVADALMVARGDLGVELPLEQVPGLQKQITRHARRIGRPVVVATQMLESMIEFPSPTRAEVSDVATAVFEGADAIMLSAESAAGKYPVEAVAQMNRIAEQVERDPNYHTLLRNQRAEPEATGADAIAAGAREIGETLALDAIVCWTSSGATALRVGRERPKPHIVAISRDWETARRLALVWGVHPIVAEDARDLDDMVSRACRLAFADGFTQPGRRVIVVAGVPLGTPGATNMLRIAFVGSDAAGL comes from the coding sequence ATGAGACGGCAACGCCGCACAAAGATCGTCGCCACGCTGGGTCCGGCGTCGAGCGAGAAGGACGTCATCGCGCGGCTGTTCGAAGCGGGCGCCGACGTCTTTCGCATCAATATGAGCCACACGCCGGTGGCCGGCATGCGCCGCTTCGTGACGATCATTCGCGAGGTTGAGGCCGAGTTCAACCGGCCGATCGGCATCCTGGTCGACCTTCAAGGCCCCAAGCTCAGGGTCGGCGCCTTCGCCGCCGGCAAGGTCCAGCTTGCGGTCGGTGACCGTTTCATGCTCGACGACGACAAGACGCCGGGCGATGCCATGCGGGTGTGCCTGCCGCACCCCGAGATTCTTCAGGCGCTTGAGCCCGGACACCGGCTGTTGGTCGACGACGGCCGGCTGCGGCTGGTGGTGGAGGCGGTGAGCCCCGGCCGGACGCTGACCCGTGTCGAGATCGGCGGCACCATTTCCAATCGCAAGGGCGTCAGCCTGCCCGACACCACCATCCCGTTCTCTGCGCTGACCGAAAAGGACCGCACCGACCTCGAGGCGGCGCTCGACGCCGGCGTCGACTGGATTGCGCTGTCCTTCGTGCAGAAGCCGGAGGACGTCGCCGAGGTGCTGAAGGTTGCGCGCGGTCGCGCCAAGGTGCTGGCCAAGATCGAGAAGCCGCAGGCGATCGCCCGGCTGCACGAAATCATGGAGGTCGCTGACGCCCTGATGGTGGCGCGCGGCGACCTCGGCGTCGAGCTGCCGCTGGAGCAGGTGCCGGGGCTGCAGAAGCAGATCACCCGCCACGCCCGCCGCATCGGCCGGCCGGTGGTGGTGGCGACCCAGATGCTCGAATCGATGATCGAGTTTCCTTCGCCGACCCGGGCCGAGGTGTCGGACGTCGCCACCGCGGTGTTCGAGGGCGCTGACGCCATCATGCTGTCGGCGGAGAGCGCCGCGGGCAAGTACCCGGTCGAGGCGGTGGCGCAGATGAACCGCATCGCCGAACAGGTCGAGCGCGACCCCAACTACCACACGCTGCTGCGCAACCAGCGCGCCGAGCCGGAGGCAACCGGCGCCGACGCCATCGCTGCCGGCGCCCGCGAGATCGGCGAGACGCTGGCGCTGGATGCCATCGTGTGCTGGACCTCATCCGGCGCCACCGCGCTCCGGGTCGGGCGCGAGCGGCCCAAGCCCCACATCGTGGCAATCTCGCGCGACTGGGAGACGGCACGCCGCCTCGCGCTGGTTTGGGGCGTCCACCCCATCGTCGCCGAAGACGCCCGCGACCTCGACGACATGGTGAGCCGGGCCTGCCGCCTCGCTTTTGCCGACGGTTTCACCCAGCCCGGCCGGCGGGTGATCGTGGTTGCCGGCGTGCCGCTCGGCACTCCGGGCGCCACCAACATGCTGCGCATCGCCTTTGTCGGCTCCGACGCGGCTGGGCTATAG
- a CDS encoding integration host factor subunit beta: MIKSELVQKIAEANPHLYQRDVETIVNAILDEVTAALARGDRVELRGFGAFSVKSRPARVGRNPRTGEHVPVSEKFVPFFKTGKEMRDRLNDD, encoded by the coding sequence ATGATCAAATCCGAACTCGTCCAGAAAATTGCCGAGGCCAACCCGCACCTCTATCAGCGTGACGTCGAGACCATCGTGAACGCGATCCTTGACGAGGTGACCGCAGCCTTGGCGCGCGGCGACCGGGTCGAGTTGCGTGGGTTCGGCGCGTTCTCGGTGAAGTCCCGCCCGGCTCGGGTCGGGCGCAACCCGCGAACGGGCGAGCATGTGCCGGTGAGCGAGAAATTCGTGCCGTTCTTCAAGACCGGCAAGGAAATGCGCGACCGGCTGAACGACGACTAG